TAgataactttgatttttttctgtctgattacagtattttaaaatattaaactagaTGATCTGATCAGTTACTTAAGTACTTAGCCTTGtaatgaaatactttttttactctttacttttacttctgAATTAGTGCAGCTCTTCCATGAGAGTTCCTTGATACTTTACCCACCTCtgcttttaaacattaaatcaggTATAGAGATCAAACaacctttttataaaataatagttaCATTGCTTGGCtgactactttttacttttacttgcaTAAGAATATACTGATGTAGTGTTTCTCTTAATTTTTGTCCactctggttttgttttctgattatacaaatataatttattcagGAGGGAAACAGAATCAGTATATaaacacattatatatatatattctgcatatttgttaaagatGATTAAGTGTAATTAAATTTTCCagtaatctaaataaaaattaatgtagAAATTCTAGAATAGGCTACATTTTAAGAGTACAAACAAGctggaaaataatattttcaagtagaagtagaacaaaaaatgaaaacagtagGCAGATTGTTTAAGCAGAAATAGAGCAACCAATGAAGGAGTTGAGCTTCATGCTGTTTCTGTGTGTTGTTTTATAATTAGGCGTCTCGTAAAAGAGAACGAAGGAGCAACAGATAAGTCTCCTTGTGAACAATTGGTGGAAGTTGCTTGCTGAGAGGGTGGATTTgaagtcatttattttaaatggttcTGTTCAAAGCTCACTATAGGGGAGTGACTGGTTCTACACACACAGCATGGATTCTTCCTTTTAGCCCAGATGAAcctgtagaaatgtttttctccagTGGACGGCTCAGTTAAAGCCCCGTAAGCAGAACCTCAGCCTTCCAAACAGTTTTATGTCTGGCAGAAGGAGTAAAATGTACAACCTGCTATATGAGAGGAACTACTTCTCAGATGATGATAGAGttataaattattcatatttcacTTGAGGGTCAAAGACAGAAAGCTGCCTGAGTCAAAAACTAAAGATTTGTCAAACTTAGTCAAGCATTAAATCCAGAGTTGGATAGAAACCAGTAATAActttttttgattaaatgtacttttaggagtattttaaCTGTACTTTCCACTTTTACTTGTgtgattttattatgaagtatcgctactattacttgagtaaaatttctggattttctacccagaacaaacatgttctaaccaaaaattcaccagacagacacacacctgcattttttatttttatattcttctTTAACACACCAAAATTTCCTcttgactttatattttggtctgtctgatggtgtaatttctaaatattaaatgattgaaaatTTGATCACTTACTCTACTTAAGTAGACTTTTTTCACTCTTACTTGAttaatttcttggacagctaaaaatatgttgaaatattaaTACTCTTACAATTTTTGAGTACTCTATTCATTAAATCTGACGTGTTGGATGTTTTAGGAGGATTCACTgtaaacaaattttactggtactgaaaatatttaaaattattctatCAAAAGCATTACATAacagaaatacataaatatttaaactggattaaatccttttttgaaagataaaccaaatattttccaCCATAACCAAACTTTAATTAATGGTTATGCCTGTCTTAAGGGAGTCTGTGAGTTTAAGGGAGTTTAATTAAAGCTATTCGGCTTTCATTTGTAAATGACTGGAAAAATAATGTACTCCAAATTCACAGTGGACACTTCAGATCTTATTTATAGACTGCTGAAAATATGAAGAAGTTTTACTGAAGAAAGTCTAACAGATTCTGTCATCATCAAAGTTAggctttatataaaaaatgcttagaattaaattgaaatattaaaagttatgTGTTCACCGAATTGGATACTACTGTCAATAAAAGGTTTTGTGCATGAATGGATATACaccatggagaaaaaaaactcgtGGTAATTGCTATAGTAAAGCAAACAGTGAATATTTGAGGTTGTCATTTCCACGTAACACTAAATTAATAACACTAATTATGCTCCATTCACTGTTCTTGGTTTGATTctaaaaacacataatttcaAGGTCCAAAAATTAATGGAAtcgaaaaacaaaaaaggcaagTTATTAAAACGGTTAAGTTGCTATTCTTCAAGACGTTTAATATTTCTAACTGAAGCAGaagtatgaaaaatgtttttattgttatgttatTGGAGTTTCGGAATTCCGAGTGTCTGTGAACGTAGCATTCCCTTCACGCTGATTTTCGCGGCGTTGGAGTTGTCAGTGAAACGGAAACAAGAAGCTAACCTGAGGGTTTTCTTTGCTCTGAAACATCAAACATGGAGCATTTTGTATCAACTGTGAAAAGTGAGTCATTTACGATTTGACTTATATTAATTGTAATCAACAAACTTTGTAAttgtgtcacttcctgttgcaACAAACCTAGCTTACATGCTAGCAGGACCGTTAGCTAACGGACAAGCTACACTGCCGACAACTATTTGCTTTGGtcgaaaatgtaatttaatgtcCACTTGTGCCACTCAGGTTTGTTACTAAATAGCTTTTTCgacttttttaaatacacaagagAAGATAATGAACAAAGTATTTGGTTtggatttttatatttgtaattaatttgaatatctAAAACCCAGtttgtttataaatgtatttgatttATAAAAGCTAAGTAAAGTACCacattattgattttttaaaatcctgacaACATTAGAACTGGCCCACGTGAAAGACTGCAATATTTAGGCTTTTCAAACTTGTGTAATTATTGGTGGATGGTGGGTGGAtcataatgaaaataaagataCTGAAGCTGGAAAACATATGTGAttagataactttattttcttaaatcctCTCTGGAGCTATCCCTACAGACTCTTTTGCCTTTACGCATGTCATGAAACGTATGTCTTTACTCTCATTATCCTGTTGACTtgtcctctttcttttttacttgcTCAGCTCTCACAGATAACCTGCTGCAGACACAGATGCCAGATTTTGATGAGGCCATTGAGAAACTCTTCTCTAAAGTGTCTGGATTAGatgttttgtcaaaaatacCACATTCACAGGTAGATTAGATTGTTGGACATGATTTATAGCCAATTTTACTAGTTGACGCTGTTCTAGACAAGtaaatgtaagaaaacaaacaaaatatattaacaaTACCTTGGAAAATTTGTCATTATACAGTTGGCAGTGGGAGACTGGTCCATtttacagccagagctacaatctAACGGTTTACATgacaatatattatattattagaATGGTTCAACTCAAGCACCTACATTCaattgaaaatctgtggcaaCACATTGTTTTGCAAAGAGCGAGGGCAGCCATTTTGATCTTTCGATATGAAAACCGGGTAGGAAAATctccaaaagacttgcagttgCAATTCCACTGAAAACAAGGAGAGTTACTTCtaaatgccacacttttcagatttatatttctgaaaacaaaataatttttgttcacCTCACAATTAAgcataaaatattgttttcatctattaaataaaatcccaattgaGTGGATACAAATCCAAggcacattttcaaattttaatttgtaaaaattaaaataaccaCACATCCTTTTCCTTCTATTTCTACTCCTACTTCCACATAAAAAACAACTGTAACATagtaaaactttaaagttgTTAATACTTTAACAACCTGAAAGTTTTAACTGCTTTCATACTTATAATGTGCCGTTTAATTCAAGACTTTTATCTATATTGTTTAGTTCTGACTCAGTTGCATGTATTAAACACTTTATAAAGAACTATATTTGTGAGTTTCATCATTGATTCTCTGTAACTTTTCCAGCTTGAAGAGTGTGCCATCCAGTTGTGGAACTGGTCGGTGACCAAAAACGCCGGTGGTGCTCTGAGTAAAGTTCAAAAAGCCAAAGGTACACTTCTAATCTCATGATCTGcctaaatgtaaactttaacaGTATTCATGCTGATAGATGTGAAGTTTAGACTCAGAAGGAAGGCTGTGAACAGAATTAGTGGCAGTAATGTTGCATCATATTCAAACATTTCCATCACGCAGTTCGTCATGTCGCATGCAGTCTGCTTTACTGCTGTGAACCTGAGAATCCAACAGAGGGCGCCATCCGCAAGCAGATCCTGGTGAGCAGCACTGCAGGCCCTCCTCGACCAGCGCTCAGCATTTCATGAGGAGAAGGCCCATTTATCAGTGTCTGATCTTTACAGATGGCCAGCAAAACGGGCAGAACCTGGCTGGACTGCAAAAATCCCCAGATGGCAGATCATTTCTTGAGGCTTGCTGTCAAGGTGAAGAAAAATGAACACACAGACTGAGAGAGAGAGCTTTAGTCGGTGCAAGTTTagagcaaacagaaacatggtgtttttaggaaaaaatgctttgttttctACCTCTCTAGAGCCTGGAAACCCTCTACAGCCAGCTGATGTCCAGAGGCGACGCAGCAGCCGACGTTACTTCCTCCAAGGCGGATGTGGAGAAGGACCTGCTTCGAATTCTGTCATGCCAGGCAGAGTCGGTGAGCGCATGTGATGTTCGACACCTTCGATGTGAATATTTGTTCTTGTGATATTTGGCAGCTCAGCAAGTGCTGTTCTGACAGACTTGCAGTGTGAAGTGTGAGACAGCTAAAATGTGAACTGAGAAACAATGAGAGGGGGAAATCTTTAATATCTGACAGGGAATAATAAAAGTTCAAGTCTGACCTCGGTTGCAGGCCGTATCCCAAGGGAATAGCGGAGAAGCCAAGGTCTACATGCAGCGATGTAAAGACATGCTGCAGCGGATACCGAAAGATGTAAAACAATCCCTCCGTTTGCACATTTACAACTCTATTTATTGATTTGTCACATTCACTGTGCATATTGTTGCTGAAAGTGAGGGGGAAGCTAACTGTGAACTCACTCTCTGAACGCAGACGGCGTACCTCTCCCTCATGTGCTACAACTTTGGTGTAGACACCTATAATCTGAGGAAGTATGAGGACAGTACTTTCTGGTTGAGGTAAATATGgtatttaatgtttgttgttaaaaacagagcaaggGAAAACAGTAACGCTTCTTTTTCAGCCAAAGCTACGACATCGGTAAAACGAGTGCAAAGTACGGCCCTGGACCAGACGTTCTGGTGAGACTGAAGTTCAGAGTTCAGAAAAATCACTGGAAATGGTTACAGATTTAAACTTTGCTCCATTTTTCTCACAATAGGCCAAAGCTTTGCGTCTGCTTGCTACAGTTTATCTAGAGTGGGACTGTCAGAGGTTTCAGGAGAAGGCGCTCGATGCCGTCATCTTGGCCAACAAGGTAAGACACGAGACTGATTTAGAGGACAGTCATGCTTTGTGTTTGATTGTCTCTGTATGAATTTTGCAGGAGTGTGTGAGCACATCTGGACTGTATTTAAAGATAAGAATCCTCCTGAGAGCCGAGGCCTCAGACAATCACATCAGAGCAGGTTAGTTAATAACGGCTCAATGAATTATTTATAGAATATCATTAACATTGGACAGAGGGGCGTTGCTACCTGAACATTCAGGGAGTCTTTGAAAGTACTGGGAGGTTCAAGATGGAGGGAGACAAgactttctttgtatttttcacttAAATTTAAGCTACAGCGAcataattcaatttaatttaatctggtAGAACATTACAAAGTGGCGCATAACTGGGAGGTGAAAGGAAAACTTAACATTTAAGATGCAAattgaagtacaaaaatgtacaaaatgtgaataaaataaaatctttaaagtctttaaattCAAAACTTTATATCCAAAAGACTTGTAGCTGTAATTATagagttttgattttattttcattgttgaTGCACATCTCAATgatcaaatttttatttctaaaaacaaattctaaaCCATGTGTAATTTGCATCACTCTCAAacccaaataaaatatgatggtatttgtggttttattgttacaaaatgtgaaaaaaagttcTACAGATGACTTTGAGATTCACATTTTAAAGcgttttgcaaacatttttccagGACTTGATGAGATGCTGGAATCACAAGTTCCTCTTGAAGTCTGTCAGAGCGCAGCGAAACTTCTCATGTCTGAAGACAGGTTAAAAAACAATCCTGATTTATTTTCCACCTTTATTTACCCCTAACAATAAATTGACATGTATACATGTACACGAACCCTCCTGTCCAGCCtaaactgggatgtttttgtGATTATTGTAGAGAAATGCTGGCGTTTGAGTATTtgaagtgtgtgtgtcagcACTTTGGCTCGTCCCCTGACCTGGGCGCTGCTCTTGTGCTGCACgttgagctgctgctgcagagaaacaaagagCTGCTGGCCAAACAGAAGATAGAAGACATCATCACTGGTACTGTTGcaatcagattatttttaattattgcaactgtgctgcatttttttatgcAGGTGCTTAAAATTGGTAGTAAAGAGCCTTCTAGCGATTGATCgaaagcctaaatttggaaaacatttacagttgaaaccagatgtttaaaaataaataaatatatatttttttctcactgtctgaagttaaatcagactaaacttctattgtttttttttgttttggttagtTAGAACtcccaaatttattttatttgctaaatgccagaaaatttATCAAtagcattattttattttatgtttgattaCTTATTATTCCTTGTGGCTTCATAACTTACTGATCTGTGTAATCTGAAATGTTGGGTAATGTTTTACACCTTAAACAAAGTTATTGAAATTGTGGATATTTCttgttaaattagtgttttgttctttgaccAGTGAAATGGACgatttcaaaacagttttttatattttagtttaccttGTCCCTGCTGTAAAATGTAGGATTCTATCTCAAGACATTATTAATAACAGCAATAAATGATATGAAAGCATAGTAAATTGAAACTATCTTTTTCTAGTTTATTTGTgctggaaaagtaaaaaaaaacaacttaaccttgaaaatgcttgaaaaaccTTGGAAAACTTTACAAACCCTTTatgtaaaaatcagttttaccTCCCACAGGCCACTACAGTGGTAAACAGCTCACTCCAGATGCGCTGACCAGTTTGCATGTCATACTGTGGGATCAGGCGTCAAAACATTTTGAGGTGTGTTGAActtattttaccaaaaaaaaaatctgatttaatacCATTTGATTAAAAACCTCTTCCAGCTGATTGTCTCTGCTTTGTCATTTCAGGCTGGTAACTATGCAGAGGCTCTACAGTGGTATAACTACTCCTTCAGCTTCTTCAAGGCAGGTCAGATGGAGCCAAATCTAGccaagctgcagaggaacagagcgTCCTGCCTGCTGCACCTGCAGCAGTTAGAAAAGGTAAAATTATCCAAGcatcagctgctctgattgAAATTATTCTGCTGCAGTAGTTAATGCACATCaaatcagctgatttttgttaaatgtgacttataATGCTTACttaaacaggttaggataggtccatgagttatacaaaacatgttcattacattttttgcacaaaatcattcttagataatgagattttagtctggtcagttctgcctgttttgagctcctttcagaatgaccCGTTTTAGGGCCCCTTGTCACTTTAAACACAAATAAGCTGCTTCTGGCCAACTTCTATACCTGCACatgaaaatagctgcaaaaCGAAGCGCAGTTATACAACCGcacatatttgaaaagcagaaatggagcctcctgcacaaccaacaagaatgcgtcaaatggtttctgaatggtaagtcaaaaacacaacactcgtcttttctagcagccattgtacagcagatACGACGGTAAAATTAGCTGACCTAAAGGTGCTGGAGctcagtttgggttgctaggtaacgatctgggctttgctggggttgctcgATGATGTtgcattctggaggtttttgaaacggctcattttccagacaccaaaaaacattaacttgaCAAAAAAtggctggatgtttttttttaaagcgttTGTTCTGTTTTGAGAAACAGTAGAGATATAAatgaaagtattaaaaaaagcacaaaatgttaaatatcaatagtaattttctgaaaattgtttacatttgtgtcCTCAGGCTAAAGAAGCAATTAAAGAAGCAGAAAGGTCTGATCCTGAGAGTATCTTCACTCAGTTCTGCATTTACAAGATTGCTGTTCAGGACGACAACGTACAGAAAGGTATATACATTAAACTATAACTTTATTGAgaccattttgttttcttcagcaaattatttgtgttgtttctttgcAACAGCTGTAGAGGCATTGAATGCGATGGGAGTCCTGTCCAAGTCGCCTGTATCCAGCGAAGACAGGCTGCTGCTATCAGAGAGCGCAGCTTCCTGTCTCCTCTGTCTGGCAGCTCAGATTGCTCTGGAGGTAGAATTCATCACAACGCTCGTTACTCGTTCCAATCACGAGATTAGGTCTAATAGAAAATTCATCACATTTCCCAGTGCCGTGGTGTTATTATGTTGATTAGAGCGCCTTATCAGTGCTCCTTGCAGTTCGGACACAAGTTCAGTTCAACACAAATGAGCGTGTTTATGTGTAGGACGGTGATGAGGAATCATGATGTCGTCACTTGGACCATATGTTGTTGGGCAGGAGGAGTAATAACATGAATCAAACGTACTCCATCTTGAAaagctcaaaacatttaaatgtgtagCATTCTTTATGTTCATATGATCAAACTGCAAGCAAATATACAATGACTTGTAgaagtttttaacttttttcacattaccaAGACAGACTTCAATGTAGAGATGttgtaaatgattattttagtaattgagtattctatcgattattctgattattaattgagtagtgaaataaaaaaatttatcaaataaaacattggtaaatacTGCCATACTCAGTATTATCGTTGGATATCAACATTGGCTCTAAAAACGAAAGAAAGGcggacattatcatcaatcaatgaAATCCACCCAgaccgaacttgaaaattggtctgctaacacttagcttttgTCAACAACTCGAAGGCGGAAGAGAGAACATAAATAATCACCCGGCCGCCACACGGtgcactaaataataaaacataatttaacaaagcttcGAGGGAGGTAATTTTCCTCTacgaattttaataatcgagatACTCAAGTCATTCAAGGAATCGTTACATTTTACTTCAATGAATACAAACGCCTGCCacactttttatatatatatttttatagacATATATACTACTTCCTTTCACAGTTAATTGCTTTTTATCTCATAAAATTCACAGGATATGAATAGATTTTTGAGGTTAAACTGATTATTTAACTGataattacagttaaataatgTCTGATCATTTTGAACATTCATGATGGGaacgtttgtttgtttgtgacaGAATGGAAGACAGGAAACTGCAGTGAAAGCTCTGGAGGTTTTATGTGAGAACTCAAAAGACGAAGTTCACGTTCTGATGGGTCTTAGgtcagtaaaatatatttatacttaTGTGTTAATAATGAGGAGAATGACATATTGTTTGCAGCTTGTATTGTTGATTTAATGAATACagccttgaatgtttttgtaattattgaGTAACTTCTTGCTCTGTTTTCACTTTTCATAGTGGATGTTGCAACaggatgttatttttttattcatttacctTTGTAAACTTAAAAGCAACAGttcaatattaaatataaattatataaaatgatGTCAGGTATAAAATTTCAGTGCTTGGTGGGTCTGTTGCTGGATTTgcataaataaagtaattatttttagctGGTGTGCCTTACAGATTGTAGTGATTCTGCTTCTCGGTCACCTCCAATGATCCACTGACCCATTTTCTCCAGCTTTCCCACAGAAACTGTGTTTCTGTATAACAATGTTAGTAGGTGAAAGAAAACGAGGTCAGCGCCgggttctttgtttttattttcacaggtGTTTGGTCCGACTCGTGTTCTCCTCAGCAGAAAACTCAGCTGATCAGTTGAGGTgaggcaaaatgtaaaaaaataaataaaaaactaattatatAATGTAATCTTTGGTTAAGGTTAAGGTTATACATCTAAAACAATCAATCCTTGCAGGGATGTGAATCTGGACAAACTCCTGCCGTATCTGAAACAGGGTGAGCAGATTTATAACTAATAAACATCTGAAACCAGAtggatttacatttatttcactctagattttttatatttaatgtcaTCTAGGATTACCAAtattatttataacattttaataaacacgACAAAATAGTGCAGTATGTTTGGATGGGGAAAATTTCTAATTTTAGGCAGTATCTGGGTATGTCAGTAAGTATTTTAATTGATAAATAATGCATCAATATCTACCGAATGGGGGAcataaacagctttaaaaatccttctaacatcaacagtaTAAAGCTAATCTGTTAATTATTTATGAATTAATCGATtgataattggatagcaaaaggttcTTAATAGGAGATTTGAACCAGGTggagctaaaactatgccaatTGGGGAATTTTTGTTAGAGCATATTTAACAGATatattaagatttttaaaaaatcttttatttaagaCAGTTTTGTCTTAATATTTGCTCtcaatatgttgttctttcagcaaatagcATTTTTCTGAGTCTGTGTACGCCATTTAACAACTAATCAATTACTAGATTAGtagatgattattttaataatttatttgtcaCTATTGATTGTTTCCACCAATTAAATAATAGTTTCATTTCTGATCTAGTCGTCATCCTTCTTGCGTTAAACAGGccttcaaagtttttaaaactcaCTCAGAaagtttagtcttatttaatATAAGTGGAAAAAGTTAAGcatctttttattcagtgtatgtcatgtcaaactcaaggcccgggggccaaatctggcccgccgtagaTTCTTATATGGCCCGCTTGACTcttgaaggttatcctgcaatagtcagccccgcccactcctcactacttcacagggctgcctactgaccagttctccgtctaacaggtccggaaaatctctgagacctgggtattaccctaaaagtactctataagagataatctatttaaactggtggcgaaagtgattcgtctagccctaactacctccaatccagaagttatgaccctttacagttaagaaacaatcagctgagtagccctcgcagctgcataattccaataaccacttctgttaacggtagcccactttctaaatcataacttgcacttggaaccggctagattagttttagtgacttagatgtaagtcccagggtcattatttactctcaccaaaggaaattatgaagcctcctatttactggaatcatgtacattagttttaccttaattaaaagaactggacaaagattaaatgactctattaattccaatgtccaccaacctcgttagaattttatagtataaatttattaagcaagcttaagcagggatatgcgtacatacaaatcaataatcaatcgtatataattcaaaaaacagtgtaataaaatttacatgtacaaccatactaccctgtctcctttccctaagagtcaagtcgcacgttctgaaatggaatttcagtgagcagattcaactcatacccagacgatggtggatcttctggcaacaggaatttctagcagccttggttgaggtctttgccttgtgtggaaaagcCCTCcgtagaaaggaaacaaagcggaacgggtccgaatcctttttgTGAAACCCAattcctcatccctgagggacctttgtccttcctccaagtcttgttgcagagtttgagatggctgggttgagacgagaccaacggtcgaataaagaaccagagatggggcgatgggacccagtcctttcttagcggtgtgaagtccgagcttccccgtggttctgaagtgcggtccgtagctcaatctgcttctgcaagttgtctctccttctgcgccgccggactgggaacaactggttcctcttttcagcccctttttatgcctctcttccaccatgtgtgtgtatggggaggtttggtctacgtgacttgcttcacatctgctgtctctcatgaaaaagtccccacatttctcaacctgtttttgctgaccgtagtggaagttcccgtacttcccctttttccgttgcctcagccaaactcaccgcaccacccatcctgtgcgctttggccatctgttcagaactgcttgcgacatttcctgtttcagggctgtactgcattccTCTCTGTCTATAACTCACTATCCTTTATTATAACTCATTGAACATATTCAACCTATCGTTAAACCtgtgaattgatttcaaatgttCACAACTTCACATTcactgacaataaatcacatctctttcttattgttaatcagtaacataatcattacatagttaaatcattacagatcattaatcagagattctttgcagaaggttactgagtgattacttatactcatattattcagacatattcaacttaattatactcatattattcagacatattcaacttaattaacttttaatcaaaccacaggatcactttatttcttccaagccattatgcatctttttctgcgtgtgcctggaaagatctcatacccttatgccagttttcttgacactctaaattacatcaataaatccgtccagtttttcacaaatctgaaaaatccacacaaaatcaacaaatccccatATTATTTCTGATTATACTGCAATTCTTTCTTAAAATTGTTCAAAAACACCGGGTTTAAGAGattgctgcctcagccttagtTGATGTCGAATTATATTCTGTGATTGATACGGcgagtaacaaaaagtcacattttacaTGATACATTAGCGCAAATATCCCAAAAATTCCTTAGGAATATTTCTGAATTAGCaccaccaagtctgtgattttgattacaaaaaaacacaagaacaatcacaaaatcctgtgATTGTTCTTCTTAACAGCTtaattttatcaatacattGAGGCACAACCCGACCTTTAAGAACATTTACTGAGTTTGACGCCCctggtgtatgtaaatatctggtttcagccGTTTTACTTCGCATTTCCTCTAAGGTCTCCATAACCCTGAAAGTTTTCTCCTCCCAACAGCTCTGCACACAATTTCACACCAGTCTCATACGACTGCTGAGCGGCGCGCTGAGGACGCTAACTGGTTCAGAAAGATTGGTACCGACTCTTTCTTTCCTTGCCACTTTAATATGACACGCTGTGCTATCACCTAAAATCTTGCGGCAGCCTCATTTTGTCGGTGTGTGGGTGCTTCTGTTGCAGCCTGGAACTCGGCTCTGCAGTGCGAGAGCAGACCTGACGGAATGAGGGATTTCTTTGTGCTGTCCTACCGGGTAAGTGTGCCGGTTGACCCCGTCATGGCTGACTTAGGCACAATTAAGgaattaaatgttgctttgacAAGAGACAGTTTTACCGTTCACCTTTTTAGCATTTTACATAACTTAGACCTGTTTGTTTACAATGCATTgttaacttaatttaaaaaatatatatacgaGGCGTCAGGAGAGCCGGAGTGCCAGCGCTTGGCTCGATTCCCTCCAAAAATGGGGATGAACCAAGGGATGAAACTATtgattg
This Xiphophorus hellerii strain 12219 chromosome 23, Xiphophorus_hellerii-4.1, whole genome shotgun sequence DNA region includes the following protein-coding sequences:
- the tex11 gene encoding testis-expressed protein 11, whose translation is NVCLYSHYPVDLSSFFFTCSALTDNLLQTQMPDFDEAIEKLFSKVSGLDVLSKIPHSQLEECAIQLWNWSVTKNAGGALSKVQKAKVRHVACSLLYCCEPENPTEGAIRKQILMASKTGRTWLDCKNPQMADHFLRLAVKSLETLYSQLMSRGDAAADVTSSKADVEKDLLRILSCQAESAVSQGNSGEAKVYMQRCKDMLQRIPKDTAYLSLMCYNFGVDTYNLRKYEDSTFWLSQSYDIGKTSAKYGPGPDVLAKALRLLATVYLEWDCQRFQEKALDAVILANKECVSTSGLYLKIRILLRAEASDNHIRAGLDEMLESQVPLEVCQSAAKLLMSEDREMLAFEYLKCVCQHFGSSPDLGAALVLHVELLLQRNKELLAKQKIEDIITGHYSGKQLTPDALTSLHVILWDQASKHFEAGNYAEALQWYNYSFSFFKAGQMEPNLAKLQRNRASCLLHLQQLEKAKEAIKEAERSDPESIFTQFCIYKIAVQDDNVQKAVEALNAMGVLSKSPVSSEDRLLLSESAASCLLCLAAQIALENGRQETAVKALEVLCENSKDEVHVLMGLRCLVRLVFSSAENSADQLRDVNLDKLLPYLKQALHTISHQSHTTAERRAEDANWFRKIAWNSALQCESRPDGMRDFFVLSYRLSLLCPPDRALLMGQRTSLLMAAAASLELCRKSPHSTQAEDLTLALEHIQACWEVCKTLKASGNLPADPTDSLLLLYEFEARAKLSDPKVETILESVLELEHVETKVLETMAGLAMEPPAHFPQLCKKALRAALSLHRKQPQADPTHCSKYVHSLIKLSLPSGVSEVESRVLQELWDYFEDALSIISAAPDGFPEMETLWLLTQAWNAGILLYSLAQYHEAEKWCGLAMSFIRHLGSLRESYEMQMSGLYSEILDRLDKAKKNIHTEE